The following are encoded together in the Anguilla rostrata isolate EN2019 chromosome 19, ASM1855537v3, whole genome shotgun sequence genome:
- the LOC135245439 gene encoding protein BTG1-like, translated as MHPLCTPGSMKPEIVAAVGFLSRFLRIKGNVNDRQVQIFSQSLQEILTEQYRHHWFPDRPCKGSGYRCIRINHKMDPLVGQAGQHVGLSTQRLYGLLPSELTLWVDPFEVSYRIGEDGSICVLYESQPAAPAPQPPLLDSRISCKEELLLGRAGGAAGFGMMAVSS; from the exons ATGCATCCCCTTTGTACCCCGGGCAGTATGAAACCGGAGATCGTCGCCGCCGTCGGCTTTCTGTCCAGATTTCTGCGGATTAAAGGAAACGTCAACGACCGCCAGGTTCAAATATTCAGCCAGTCTCTCCAGGAAATCCTTACAG AGCAATACAGGCACCACTGGTTCCCCGACCGGCCCTGCAAGGGCTCGGGCTACCGCTGCATCCGCATCAACCACAAGATGGACCCGCTGGTGGGGCAGGCGGGCCAGCACGTGGGCCTGAGCACGCAGCGGCTGTACGGCCTGCTGCCAAGCGAGCTCACGCTGTGGGTGGACCCCTTCGAGGTGTCCTATCGCATAGGGGAGGACGGCTCCATCTGCGTCCTGTACGAGTCCCAGCCCGCCGCCCCCGCGCCACAGCCCCCCCTGCTGGACAGCCGCATCAGCTGCAAGGAGGAGCTGCTCCTGGGCCGGGCCGGAGGAGCTGCCGGCTTCGGCATGATGGCGGTGTCCAGCtag